The genomic DNA ACTACAGTATTATCGCCCTTGCTCCGTCAAGTGTTCAGGAATGCTTTGACCTGACCGCAAAAGCTTTCAATCTGGCTGACCGTTTCAGGACTCCTGTTTTCCTCATGGCTGACGAGGTTATCGGACATATGCGTGAGAAGATCGAGATACCTGACAGTGTGGAGATTGTGCGGCCAAAAACCCTTGCAGAAGGTGCTCTTCCCTTTGCTCCCGGTCCGGACGGGGTTCCTGGATTTGCCGCCTTTGGAACCGGACGGCACATCCCGGTTACTGGTCTGACTCATGATGAACGTGGCTATCCGGATACTACAAACCCTGCACGACACGAATCCCTGGTCAGGAGACTTATCTCAAAGATTGAAGATGCACGACATGACATTGCAGATTATGCAATCGTGAATGAGGAAGCAGAGTATGTTTTTGTCTGCTATGGGGCACCGGTCAGAACCGTCAGGGAAGTAGTTGAGCGTTTCAGGATTCCTGATACCGGTTATCTGCAGCTTCGTATAGTATGGCCGTTTCCAGAGGATCTTCTCAGCCGGTTTCCGAAGGTAAAGGCCTTTATCGTTCCTGAAATGAACCTTGGCATGATGGCAAGAGAGATAGAACGTCATGTCAGCGTTCCGGTCATCCCGGTCAGCAAAATCGGAGGAGATCTCCATACTCCTGAAGAACTGGTTGAAGCAGTGAGGGTTGCAGGTGGTCTTTTATGAGAGATGACTGGTTCAGAGAGGATCGTCTCCCCCATATCTACTGTGCCGGGTGTGGAAATGGAACCATCATGAACTGTGTCCTCGAAGCCGTTGAAAGAACCGGATGGGATCAGAAAAAGACAATATTTGTATCAGGAATCGGGTGTTCTTCCCGTGCTCCGGGGTATATCCTGACCGATTCACTGCATACCACTCATGGCCGTGCAATAGCATTTGCGACCGGTGTGAAGATGGCAAATCCCTCCCTGCATGTGGTGGTATTTACCGGGGATGGAGATCTCGCAGCTATCGGGGGAAATCATTTCATTCATGCCTGCCGGAGAAATATCGATATCACCGTTGTCTGTATGAATAATCATATCTATGGAATGACTGGAGGACAGGGAAGTCCTACAACACCCATCGGAAAGACCTCTACCACAACTCCGTATGGTGCAGATGAAGCTCCGTTTGATCTCGCAGAACTCGCCATTGCGGCTGGTGCTAATTATGTCGCACGGTGGACATCATTTCACGTGAAACAACTGACGGAATCTGTGCTTACCGGTCTAAATACTCCGGGATTTTCTCTTATAGAAGTTCGCTGTCAGTGTCCGACATCGTACGGGAGGCGCAATAAATATCGTGAGCCTGTAGATTACATGACATACCTGAAGTCACATGCAGTCCTGAAAGAGAAATGGGAGAGAACCGCCGCACCTGGAGCTGAACTTCCCGCTGATTCATTCCTGGTTGGGGAGTTTGTGAGAAGACAAAGGCCGGTAATGGGGGTGCCAGATGAGGCATGAAATCCGGTTCTCCGGGTTTGGAGGACAAGGCATCATCCTTTCGGCTGTCATTCTTGGACGGGCTGCTGCTCTCTATGATCAGAAATATGCGGTCCAGACCCAGGTATACGGGCCTGAGGCCCGGGGAGGAGCATCGATGAGTGCGGTGATCATCGATGATGAACCGATTCTCTTCCCAAAGGTCAGGGATCCGGATACTTATGTTATCATGAGCCAGCAGGGATTTGAAAAATATGGAAAAAACCCCCGTGCTGATGCAGTCATGCTTCTGGATTCAGATCTGGTGCATGACCGGCCTTCATGCACATGGGTTGGTATACCTGCTACCCTGTCTGCAAAGAAAGACCTTGGCCGGGAGATTGTTGCAAATATTATCATGCTTGGTGCATTAACCACCGCTACGACGGTTGTTTCCGGTCCTGCTCTTGAGAAGGCCATCCTTGACAGCGTTCCGAAAGGGACAGAGGATCTGAATCTGAAGGCGATGAGACGTGGACAGGAGTTGGGCATCGAGGGTGGATCATCATGAAACTAAAGGAATATGAAGCAAAGGATATCCTGCAAAAAGCAGGCATACCAATTCCCCGTGGTGTATTAGTAAAGAAGGGTTCGGATTATCTGGTTAGTCCGGATATTAAAGAGGCAGCGATCAAGGCACAAGTGGAAGTAGCGGGACGGGGCAAGGCCGGCGGCATTCTCATGGCAGATCATGCAGGTATCAGGGATACGACTGAAAAACTCTTTCAAACCACCATAAAAGGCCTCCCTGTTGAAGAGATCCTCATCGAAGAGAAACTTCAGATCCAACATGAGTATTATCTCTCGATCACCATCGATCGCTCTCAAAAAGCGCCTGTCATTCTCTTCACAACCGAGGGGGGAGTGGATATTGAAGAAGTTGCACAAAAAAATCCTGCCGCAATACGAAAAGCAACCGTATATCCCCTCCTCTCCAAAGTTCCCGGATACACCCTCCGATACCTTCTGAATGGTGCCCCAAAGGAGATTGGAGCCATTATTCAGAAATTATATACTGTTTTTATGTCACAGGACGCATTGCTTGCAGAGATCAATCCGTTGGTCATGACTCCTGATGGTCTGTTTGCCGCAGATGCAAAGCTGATTCTTGACGATAATGCCCTGGCCCGTCATGGCATTCAGGAGAACCGGGATCTCTCGGAACGTGAACGTAAGGCTGCTGCTCATGGATTCTCGTTCGTGGAACTGAATGGCAATATCGGTGTTATCGGCAACGGGGCCGGGCTTACCATGGCAACCGTGGATCTCATCAACCGGATGGGTGGCAGACCTGCGAACTTCCTGGATGTTGGTGGAGGAGCAGACCGGGTCAGAGTTGCGCATGCCGTCCGTCTGCTTGGGTCCATGCCGGATGTGACAGTCATTATTGTAAACCTACTTGGTGGGATTACCC from Methanospirillum hungatei JF-1 includes the following:
- a CDS encoding 2-oxoacid:acceptor oxidoreductase subunit alpha yields the protein MQGNIASAEGALAAGCTFFGGYPITPSTEVAEHMAARMPKIKGACFIQMEDEIASMAAIIGAAWTGARSMTATSGPGFSLMMENIGYAVMTETPCVIVNIQRGGPSTGQPTMAAQGDMMQVKFGSHGDYSIIALAPSSVQECFDLTAKAFNLADRFRTPVFLMADEVIGHMREKIEIPDSVEIVRPKTLAEGALPFAPGPDGVPGFAAFGTGRHIPVTGLTHDERGYPDTTNPARHESLVRRLISKIEDARHDIADYAIVNEEAEYVFVCYGAPVRTVREVVERFRIPDTGYLQLRIVWPFPEDLLSRFPKVKAFIVPEMNLGMMAREIERHVSVPVIPVSKIGGDLHTPEELVEAVRVAGGLL
- a CDS encoding thiamine pyrophosphate-dependent enzyme — its product is MRDDWFREDRLPHIYCAGCGNGTIMNCVLEAVERTGWDQKKTIFVSGIGCSSRAPGYILTDSLHTTHGRAIAFATGVKMANPSLHVVVFTGDGDLAAIGGNHFIHACRRNIDITVVCMNNHIYGMTGGQGSPTTPIGKTSTTTPYGADEAPFDLAELAIAAGANYVARWTSFHVKQLTESVLTGLNTPGFSLIEVRCQCPTSYGRRNKYREPVDYMTYLKSHAVLKEKWERTAAPGAELPADSFLVGEFVRRQRPVMGVPDEA
- a CDS encoding 2-oxoacid:acceptor oxidoreductase family protein, which produces MRHEIRFSGFGGQGIILSAVILGRAAALYDQKYAVQTQVYGPEARGGASMSAVIIDDEPILFPKVRDPDTYVIMSQQGFEKYGKNPRADAVMLLDSDLVHDRPSCTWVGIPATLSAKKDLGREIVANIIMLGALTTATTVVSGPALEKAILDSVPKGTEDLNLKAMRRGQELGIEGGSS
- a CDS encoding succinate--CoA ligase subunit beta, whose amino-acid sequence is MKLKEYEAKDILQKAGIPIPRGVLVKKGSDYLVSPDIKEAAIKAQVEVAGRGKAGGILMADHAGIRDTTEKLFQTTIKGLPVEEILIEEKLQIQHEYYLSITIDRSQKAPVILFTTEGGVDIEEVAQKNPAAIRKATVYPLLSKVPGYTLRYLLNGAPKEIGAIIQKLYTVFMSQDALLAEINPLVMTPDGLFAADAKLILDDNALARHGIQENRDLSERERKAAAHGFSFVELNGNIGVIGNGAGLTMATVDLINRMGGRPANFLDVGGGADRVRVAHAVRLLGSMPDVTVIIVNLLGGITRCDEVAAGIIEAGVSQQIIVRLAGTNEAEGKALLSSKGYLMLDTMEEAVTAAVEAAS